A genomic region of Xanthomonas campestris pv. phormiicola contains the following coding sequences:
- the hmgA gene encoding homogentisate 1,2-dioxygenase, which yields MNSQHQGYQSGFGNEFATEAVPGALPVGQNSPQRVAHGLYAEQLSGTAFTAPRGVNRRSWLYRIRPAAVHGTFAAYTQAGGFHNDFDAGPVSPDQLRWSPLPLPQAPVDFVDGLYTMAGNGSAEAQHGVAVHLYAANASMQGRFFYNADAELLIVPQLGRLQLCTELGTLELEPQEIAVIPRGVRFRVALPDGRARGYVCENFGALLRLPDLGPIGANGLANPRDFLTPVAAYEEDEGDFALIAKFQGHLWRAPIAHSPLDVVAWHGNYAPYKYDLRRFNTIGSISFDHPDPSIFTVLTAPSDTPGTANLDFAIFPPRWLVAQHTFRPPWFHRNVASEFMGLVHGVYDAKAEGFAPGGASLHNCMSGHGPDAATFDKASQADLSRPDVIADTMAFMFETRAVLRPTAQALAAAHRQRDYQQCWQGLRRNFRAP from the coding sequence ATGAACAGCCAGCATCAGGGTTACCAATCCGGCTTCGGCAACGAATTCGCCACCGAGGCGGTGCCGGGCGCGCTGCCGGTCGGGCAGAATTCGCCGCAGCGCGTGGCCCATGGCCTGTATGCCGAACAGTTATCCGGCACTGCGTTCACCGCACCGCGCGGGGTCAACCGGCGCAGCTGGCTGTACCGGATCCGTCCGGCCGCGGTGCATGGCACGTTCGCCGCGTACACGCAGGCCGGCGGCTTCCATAACGACTTCGATGCCGGGCCGGTGTCGCCGGACCAACTGCGCTGGAGTCCGCTGCCGCTGCCGCAGGCGCCGGTGGATTTCGTCGATGGCCTGTACACCATGGCCGGCAACGGCTCGGCCGAGGCGCAGCACGGCGTGGCGGTGCATCTGTACGCGGCCAATGCGTCGATGCAGGGCCGCTTCTTCTACAACGCCGACGCCGAACTGCTGATCGTGCCGCAGCTGGGCCGGCTGCAGCTGTGCACCGAACTGGGCACGCTGGAGCTGGAACCGCAGGAGATTGCGGTGATCCCGCGTGGCGTGCGCTTCCGCGTCGCGCTGCCGGACGGCCGGGCGCGCGGCTATGTGTGCGAGAACTTCGGTGCGCTGCTGCGGCTGCCCGACCTGGGGCCGATCGGCGCCAACGGCCTGGCCAATCCGCGCGATTTCCTCACCCCGGTGGCGGCCTACGAGGAAGACGAAGGCGACTTCGCACTGATCGCCAAGTTCCAGGGCCACCTGTGGCGTGCGCCGATCGCGCATTCGCCGCTGGACGTGGTCGCCTGGCACGGCAACTACGCGCCGTACAAGTACGACCTGCGCCGCTTCAACACCATCGGCTCGATCAGCTTCGACCATCCCGACCCGAGCATCTTCACCGTGCTCACTGCGCCCAGCGACACGCCGGGCACCGCCAACCTGGACTTCGCGATCTTTCCGCCGCGCTGGCTGGTGGCGCAGCACACGTTCCGGCCGCCGTGGTTCCACCGCAACGTGGCCAGCGAGTTCATGGGCCTGGTGCACGGCGTCTACGACGCCAAGGCCGAAGGCTTCGCGCCCGGCGGCGCCTCGCTGCACAACTGCATGAGCGGGCATGGTCCGGATGCGGCGACCTTCGACAAGGCCTCGCAGGCGGACCTGTCGCGGCCGGACGTGATCGCCGACACCATGGCCTTCATGTTCGAGACCCGCGCGGTGCTGCGCCCGACCGCGCAGGCGCTGGCCGCCGCGCATCGCCAGCGCGACTATCAGCAGTGCTGGCAGGGCCTGCGGCGCAACTTCCGCGCGCCGTGA
- a CDS encoding endonuclease domain-containing protein, whose amino-acid sequence MKPKPPLPTMILVNARKLRRDMTDAERKLWQHLRCERLYGLKFRRQHPVPPYVVDFYCEALKLAVELDGSQHSTAADAERTRYLQSQGMHVLRFWNNDAMLQPDAVLESILDFAGGRTLTPTPLPMGEGLSEPESTP is encoded by the coding sequence ATGAAGCCCAAGCCGCCATTGCCCACAATGATCTTGGTAAATGCGCGCAAGTTGCGCCGCGATATGACGGATGCGGAACGAAAGCTTTGGCAGCATTTGCGCTGTGAGCGGCTTTACGGTTTGAAGTTTCGCAGGCAGCACCCGGTTCCACCTTACGTCGTCGATTTCTATTGCGAGGCATTGAAGCTGGCTGTCGAGCTGGATGGCTCGCAACATTCGACAGCGGCCGACGCCGAGCGGACCCGCTACCTGCAGTCGCAAGGAATGCACGTACTGCGCTTTTGGAACAACGATGCAATGCTGCAGCCGGACGCTGTCCTGGAATCGATTCTGGATTTTGCCGGCGGCCGTACCCTCACCCCAACCCCTCTCCCGATGGGAGAGGGGCTTTCAGAGCCAGAGTCCACGCCATGA
- the hppD gene encoding 4-hydroxyphenylpyruvate dioxygenase: MQVTTFENPMGIDGFEFVEFAAPAGQGERLHAYFRSMGFSAVLRHRSRAITVYRQGGVNFLVNEDPESFAADFAAAHGPCACGFAIRFRHPAEEVFAKVLENGGEAIGDKADTRAVPAPVVKGIGDCMLYLVDRYGEKGSVYAEFEPVPGADQHPAGFGLTFIDHLTHNLYFGNMQRWSDYYERLFNFREIRYFDIKGAKTGLTSKAMTAPDGVVRIPLNESSDPKSQINEYLDAYHGEGIQHIACFTDDIYETVERMRAAGVDFLDTPEAYFEVIDQRIPDHGEDVARLARNKILIDADPETKQRKLLQIFTQNCIGPIFFEIIQRKGNEGFGEGNFQALFESIERDQMKRGVL; the protein is encoded by the coding sequence ATGCAGGTCACCACCTTCGAGAACCCGATGGGCATCGACGGCTTCGAGTTCGTCGAGTTCGCCGCGCCGGCCGGGCAGGGCGAACGGTTGCACGCCTACTTCCGCAGCATGGGCTTCAGCGCGGTGCTGCGCCATCGCAGCCGCGCGATCACCGTGTACCGGCAGGGCGGGGTCAACTTCCTGGTCAACGAGGACCCGGAGTCGTTCGCCGCCGATTTCGCCGCCGCGCACGGGCCGTGCGCCTGCGGTTTCGCGATCCGCTTCCGGCATCCGGCCGAGGAGGTGTTCGCCAAGGTGCTGGAGAACGGCGGCGAGGCCATCGGCGACAAGGCCGACACCCGCGCGGTGCCGGCGCCGGTGGTCAAGGGCATCGGCGACTGCATGCTGTACCTGGTCGACCGCTATGGCGAGAAGGGCTCGGTGTACGCCGAGTTCGAACCGGTGCCCGGCGCCGACCAGCACCCGGCCGGCTTCGGCCTGACCTTCATCGACCACCTGACCCACAACCTGTATTTCGGCAACATGCAGCGCTGGTCGGACTACTACGAGCGCCTGTTCAACTTCCGCGAGATCCGCTACTTCGACATCAAGGGCGCCAAGACCGGGCTGACCTCCAAGGCGATGACCGCGCCGGACGGCGTGGTGCGCATCCCGCTCAACGAGTCCTCCGACCCGAAGAGCCAGATCAACGAATACCTGGACGCCTACCACGGCGAAGGCATCCAGCACATCGCCTGCTTCACCGACGACATCTACGAGACCGTGGAGCGGATGCGTGCGGCCGGCGTGGACTTCCTGGACACCCCGGAGGCCTACTTCGAGGTGATCGACCAGCGCATCCCCGACCACGGCGAAGACGTGGCGCGGCTGGCCAGGAACAAGATCCTGATCGACGCCGACCCGGAGACCAAGCAGCGCAAGCTGCTGCAGATCTTCACCCAGAACTGCATCGGCCCGATCTTCTTCGAGATCATCCAGCGCAAGGGCAACGAAGGCTTCGGCGAAGGCAACTTCCAGGCGCTGTTCGAGAGCATCGAGCGCGACCAGATGAAGCGCGGCGTGCTCTGA
- a CDS encoding MarR family transcriptional regulator → MTSIAPNAPPAPEQPSLDLEQFLPYRISVLSNRISSNIARVYGERYGMAVTEWRVMAVLALYPGLSAGEVSERTAMDKVAVSRAVARLLERGFIQRETHGDDRRRSVLHLSEAGVEVYQVIAPMVLECERRLLAPFNEEEQRVLNRLIDRLAAEGLPSMTGK, encoded by the coding sequence ATGACGTCGATCGCCCCCAACGCCCCGCCCGCGCCCGAGCAGCCTTCGCTCGACCTGGAGCAGTTCCTGCCTTACCGCATCAGCGTGCTGTCCAACCGGATCAGCAGCAACATCGCCCGCGTCTACGGCGAGCGCTACGGCATGGCGGTGACCGAATGGCGGGTGATGGCGGTGCTGGCGCTGTACCCGGGGCTGTCGGCCGGCGAGGTGTCCGAGCGCACCGCGATGGACAAGGTGGCGGTGAGCCGCGCGGTGGCACGATTGCTGGAACGCGGCTTCATCCAGCGCGAGACCCATGGCGACGACCGCCGCCGCTCGGTGCTGCACCTGTCCGAGGCGGGGGTGGAGGTCTACCAGGTGATCGCGCCGATGGTGCTGGAATGCGAGCGCCGCCTGCTGGCGCCGTTCAACGAGGAGGAGCAGCGCGTGCTGAACCGGCTGATCGATCGCCTGGCGGCCGAGGGGCTGCCGAGCATGACCGGCAAATGA
- a CDS encoding thioredoxin family protein: MANKTIKTIGSVAALMLALGGCGKAPAPEPEQAPAKPLDTSVQKPPVADPNQPVASGNTPAAADVAAAAALGAQFDPNRDPANDLETAEVEAKRGGKRILLDVGGEWCSWCHILDDFIEGDAELRSFRDANYVWVKVNYSDENKNEAFLAQYPKIEAYPHLLVLDADGKLLHSQFTGELEKGKGYDRKKFFDFLRQWAPPKT; this comes from the coding sequence ATGGCGAACAAGACGATCAAGACGATAGGCAGCGTGGCGGCGCTGATGCTGGCCCTGGGCGGCTGCGGCAAGGCGCCTGCGCCGGAGCCGGAACAGGCGCCGGCCAAGCCGCTGGACACCTCGGTGCAGAAGCCGCCGGTGGCCGATCCGAACCAGCCGGTGGCCTCGGGCAACACGCCCGCCGCCGCCGATGTGGCCGCGGCGGCGGCGCTGGGCGCGCAGTTCGATCCGAACCGCGATCCGGCCAACGACCTGGAAACGGCCGAAGTGGAAGCCAAGCGCGGCGGCAAGCGCATCCTGCTCGACGTGGGCGGCGAGTGGTGCTCGTGGTGCCACATCCTCGATGACTTCATCGAGGGCGACGCCGAGCTGCGCAGCTTCCGCGACGCCAACTACGTGTGGGTCAAGGTCAACTACAGCGACGAAAACAAGAACGAGGCGTTCCTGGCGCAGTACCCGAAGATCGAGGCCTACCCGCACCTGCTGGTGCTCGACGCCGACGGCAAGCTGCTGCACTCGCAGTTCACCGGCGAGCTGGAGAAGGGCAAGGGCTACGACCGCAAGAAGTTCTTCGACTTCCTCAGGCAGTGGGCGCCGCCGAAGACCTGA
- a CDS encoding oligopeptide:H+ symporter, with protein MSVDDVASHPPASPPQPPAQPPEFKTLLGHPRPLWMLFMTEFWERFAFYGIRWALVLYIVAQFHGGQGTGQASASATYGAYLALVYAAAIFGGYIADRVLGYQRSILVGAAVMSAGLFLISIPNPQIFELGLATVVVGNGLFKPNISTMVGKLYSAADPRRDSGFTIFYMGINLGAMIAPWLTQQLAEKVFGTEAMPSYKMVFIASGIGMLISLVWFWFGRRQLKGIGAPLHDGASRMRVVYVLLGMLLAIPAVYLALAAGAEVLQWILSTMFVALAVMLLVEGIRNGKVARDKVIAMLIIFAFNVLFWMFFEQAGSSFTFLADEIVNRRFGDWTFPTAWFQSVNSLAIITLAPIIAWIWVKAGRFNPSISRKFALGLTFNGLAFLLLMFALSSLVDDAGKIPFWTLFMVYVIQSVGELCLSPIGLSMVTKLAPLRLVGFGMGGWFLSTGIGNNLSGIFASHVSGEGGMTVSSALSGYTFGFWALLGAGVLLFLIAPLINKLMHGVK; from the coding sequence ATGAGCGTTGACGACGTCGCGTCGCACCCCCCAGCCTCACCGCCGCAGCCGCCAGCGCAACCGCCCGAATTCAAGACCCTGCTGGGCCATCCACGGCCATTGTGGATGCTGTTCATGACGGAATTCTGGGAGCGCTTCGCGTTCTACGGCATCCGCTGGGCGCTGGTGCTGTACATCGTGGCGCAGTTCCATGGCGGCCAGGGAACGGGTCAGGCCTCGGCCAGCGCCACTTACGGCGCCTATCTGGCGCTGGTCTACGCGGCGGCGATCTTCGGTGGTTACATCGCCGACCGGGTGCTCGGCTACCAGCGTTCGATCCTGGTCGGGGCCGCGGTGATGTCCGCGGGTCTGTTCCTGATCTCCATTCCCAATCCGCAGATCTTCGAGCTGGGCCTGGCGACGGTGGTCGTGGGTAACGGCCTGTTCAAGCCCAACATCTCGACCATGGTCGGCAAGCTGTACAGCGCCGCCGATCCGCGCCGCGACAGCGGCTTCACCATCTTCTACATGGGCATCAACCTGGGCGCGATGATCGCGCCGTGGCTGACCCAGCAGCTGGCCGAGAAGGTGTTCGGCACCGAGGCGATGCCATCGTACAAGATGGTGTTCATCGCCTCCGGCATCGGCATGCTGATCAGCCTGGTGTGGTTCTGGTTCGGCCGCAGGCAGCTCAAGGGCATCGGCGCGCCGCTGCATGACGGCGCCAGCCGCATGCGCGTGGTCTACGTGCTGCTCGGCATGCTGCTGGCGATCCCGGCGGTGTACCTGGCGCTGGCGGCAGGCGCCGAGGTGCTGCAATGGATCCTCAGCACTATGTTCGTGGCCCTGGCGGTGATGCTGCTGGTCGAAGGCATCCGCAATGGCAAGGTGGCGCGCGACAAGGTGATCGCGATGCTGATCATCTTCGCCTTCAACGTGCTGTTCTGGATGTTCTTCGAGCAGGCGGGCAGTTCCTTCACCTTCCTCGCCGACGAGATCGTCAACCGCCGGTTCGGCGACTGGACCTTCCCCACCGCCTGGTTCCAGTCGGTGAACTCGCTGGCCATCATCACCCTGGCGCCGATCATCGCCTGGATCTGGGTCAAGGCCGGCCGCTTCAATCCCTCGATCTCGCGCAAGTTCGCGCTGGGCCTGACCTTCAACGGCCTGGCCTTCCTGCTGCTGATGTTCGCGCTGTCGAGCCTGGTGGACGACGCCGGCAAGATCCCGTTCTGGACCTTGTTCATGGTCTACGTGATCCAGTCGGTGGGCGAGCTGTGCCTGTCGCCGATCGGCCTGTCGATGGTGACCAAGCTGGCGCCGTTGCGTCTGGTCGGCTTCGGCATGGGGGGCTGGTTCCTGTCCACCGGCATCGGCAACAATCTGTCCGGCATCTTCGCCAGCCACGTCAGTGGCGAGGGCGGGATGACGGTATCTTCCGCGCTGAGCGGGTATACCTTCGGTTTCTGGGCGCTGCTCGGCGCCGGTGTGTTGTTGTTCCTGATTGCACCGCTGATCAACAAGTTGATGCACGGTGTCAAATGA
- a CDS encoding lamin tail domain-containing protein — MRTMLLRAAVLSCALACAGTGQAQVVISQVYGGGGNSGATYKSDFIELHNNGSEAVSLAGWSVQYASAAGSSWQVTTLAGSIPAGGYYLVKQADGSGGSTALPTPDATGTTAMSGTAGKVALSNAATALSGACPAGNVDFVGYGSSASCAEGSAPTAAPSNTLAVLRGTGGCSDSDNNNADFATGAPTPRNTAAAVNLCGGGNQPVASVANVSRGEGDSGSTAFVFTIALSQPAGSGGVGFSVATRDGSASAGSDYQAVAATSVTIPAGESSAQVSVLVNGDTANEPDETFYLDITGISGALPATLTASGVILNDDFNLVPIHSIQGSGARSPLVGQVVATSGIVTARRSAGFFLQAPDAEADADPQTSEGIYVYTGSAPPAEAAVGNAVRVQATVLEYVPSADPTQPPLTELGTPTVLLQSTGNPLPAAVTLTTSFPDPSGAYDQLERLEGMRVTVPSLTVNAPTGGSVNESNATASSNGVFHAVVTGLPRAWRTAGVQQPDPLPAGSPADVQRWNTNPQVIAVGSAGLGGERIDVASGCVVLGVSGPLDYSFRRYTIYPETAPTVQCNGADQPKPAPAPQADDVNVATYNMERFFDDQNDPALGEPVLTAAAYQARLNKASLAIRNYLNTPDILGTVEVENLSVLQTLAARVNADAVAAGQPDPQYVAYLQEGNDVGGIDVGFLVKTAEVGAGVARVEVVSVSQEGKATTWTEPAGGTSLLNDRPPLLLKAIVHFADGRSLPLTVVEVHQRSLNGAETDDASGLRIRAKRQAQAVFLANLLQARQAADPDEELLVMGDFNAFEFNDGYVDAMGTVTGLPSADAQTVVEGDGVDLVDPDLYNLTLLSTPDQSYSYAYDGNVQSLDHILANRALMQSAQVASLVEGHARLNADFPATARNDANSPARLSDHDPAVVLLKLKPLQRADLGVTVNAANAAVHAGDTIRYSVEVGNAGPDAARFAAVAFALDAAVTPSVTAAPGWDCAAPEVAAQTVVTCTTTEFAAGAAQRFELAVPAGADLVGRSLTLAASVASQTEDPNAGNNGASAAVAVQAAPAGNLALRIDGPATLPLAAFSANYRIALSNHGNAPVKRASLSVSGNTLSVLSLLVPPRGWQCVRQAHGLRSAQYQCSTRADLAPGASTTFTLTTATRPLPADRSIVIEASASSASPDADPSDNAARFSTRIGR; from the coding sequence ATGCGAACCATGCTGCTTCGTGCTGCAGTGTTGTCGTGCGCGCTCGCCTGTGCCGGAACCGGCCAGGCCCAGGTCGTCATCAGCCAGGTCTATGGCGGTGGCGGCAACAGCGGCGCCACCTACAAGAGCGATTTCATCGAATTGCACAACAACGGCAGCGAGGCGGTGAGCCTGGCCGGCTGGTCGGTGCAGTACGCCTCGGCCGCTGGCAGCAGCTGGCAGGTCACCACGCTGGCCGGCAGCATTCCCGCCGGCGGCTACTACCTGGTCAAGCAGGCCGACGGCAGCGGCGGCAGCACCGCGCTGCCGACCCCGGACGCCACCGGCACCACCGCGATGAGCGGCACCGCCGGCAAGGTCGCGCTGAGCAACGCGGCGACCGCGCTGAGCGGCGCCTGCCCTGCCGGCAACGTCGATTTCGTCGGCTACGGCAGCAGCGCCAGCTGCGCCGAAGGCAGCGCGCCGACCGCCGCGCCGAGCAACACCCTGGCGGTGCTGCGCGGCACCGGCGGCTGCAGCGACAGCGACAACAACAACGCCGATTTCGCCACCGGCGCGCCGACCCCGCGCAATACGGCGGCGGCGGTCAACCTGTGCGGCGGCGGCAACCAGCCGGTGGCCAGCGTGGCCAACGTCAGCCGTGGCGAAGGCGACAGCGGCAGCACCGCGTTCGTGTTCACCATCGCCCTGAGCCAACCGGCCGGCAGCGGCGGGGTCGGCTTCAGCGTCGCCACCCGCGACGGCAGCGCCAGCGCCGGCAGCGACTACCAGGCCGTGGCCGCGACCAGCGTGACCATTCCCGCCGGCGAGAGCAGCGCGCAGGTCAGCGTGCTGGTCAATGGCGACACCGCCAACGAACCCGACGAGACCTTCTACCTCGACATCACCGGCATCAGCGGTGCCTTGCCGGCCACGCTGACCGCCAGCGGGGTGATCCTCAACGACGACTTCAACCTGGTGCCGATCCACAGCATCCAGGGCAGCGGCGCGCGGTCGCCGCTGGTCGGGCAGGTGGTCGCCACCAGCGGCATCGTCACCGCGCGGCGCAGCGCCGGCTTCTTCCTGCAGGCGCCGGACGCCGAGGCCGATGCCGATCCGCAGACCTCCGAAGGCATCTACGTCTACACCGGCAGCGCGCCGCCGGCCGAGGCCGCGGTGGGCAATGCGGTGCGGGTGCAGGCCACCGTGCTCGAGTACGTGCCGAGCGCCGACCCGACCCAGCCGCCGCTGACCGAGTTGGGCACCCCGACCGTGCTGCTGCAGTCCACCGGCAACCCGCTGCCGGCCGCGGTGACGCTGACCACCAGCTTCCCCGACCCCAGCGGCGCCTACGACCAGCTCGAGCGCCTGGAAGGCATGCGCGTCACCGTGCCCAGCCTGACCGTCAACGCGCCCACCGGCGGCAGCGTCAACGAGAGCAACGCCACCGCCAGCAGCAACGGCGTGTTCCATGCCGTGGTCACCGGCCTGCCGCGCGCCTGGCGCACGGCCGGCGTGCAGCAGCCCGACCCGCTGCCGGCCGGCTCCCCGGCCGACGTGCAGCGCTGGAACACCAACCCGCAGGTGATCGCGGTGGGCAGCGCCGGCCTGGGCGGCGAGCGTATCGACGTGGCCAGCGGCTGCGTGGTGCTCGGCGTCAGCGGCCCGCTGGACTACAGTTTCCGCCGCTACACGATCTATCCGGAAACCGCGCCCACCGTGCAGTGCAACGGCGCCGACCAGCCCAAGCCGGCCCCGGCGCCGCAGGCCGACGACGTCAACGTCGCCACCTACAACATGGAGCGTTTCTTCGACGACCAGAACGACCCGGCGCTCGGCGAACCGGTGCTGACCGCGGCCGCCTACCAGGCGCGGCTCAACAAGGCCTCGCTGGCGATCCGCAACTACCTCAATACGCCCGACATCCTGGGCACGGTGGAAGTGGAGAACCTGAGCGTGCTGCAGACCCTGGCCGCGCGCGTCAACGCCGACGCCGTCGCCGCCGGCCAGCCCGATCCGCAGTACGTGGCCTACCTGCAGGAAGGCAACGACGTCGGCGGCATCGACGTCGGCTTCCTGGTCAAGACCGCCGAGGTCGGCGCCGGCGTCGCCCGCGTGGAAGTGGTCTCGGTCAGCCAGGAAGGCAAGGCCACCACCTGGACCGAACCGGCCGGCGGCACCAGCCTGCTCAACGACCGTCCGCCGCTGCTGCTGAAGGCGATCGTGCATTTCGCCGACGGCCGCAGCCTGCCGCTGACCGTGGTCGAGGTGCACCAGCGCTCGCTCAACGGCGCCGAGACCGACGACGCCAGCGGCCTGCGCATCCGCGCCAAGCGCCAGGCGCAGGCGGTGTTCCTGGCCAACCTGCTGCAGGCGCGGCAGGCGGCCGATCCCGATGAAGAGCTGCTGGTGATGGGCGACTTCAACGCCTTCGAGTTCAACGACGGCTATGTCGATGCGATGGGCACGGTGACCGGCCTGCCCTCGGCCGACGCGCAGACCGTGGTCGAGGGCGACGGCGTCGACCTGGTCGACCCGGACCTGTACAACCTGACCCTGCTGTCGACCCCGGACCAGAGCTACTCCTACGCCTACGACGGCAACGTGCAGTCGCTGGACCACATCCTGGCCAACCGCGCGCTGATGCAGTCGGCGCAGGTCGCCAGCCTGGTCGAGGGCCATGCGCGGCTCAACGCCGACTTCCCGGCCACCGCGCGCAACGACGCCAACTCGCCGGCGCGGCTGTCCGACCACGATCCGGCGGTGGTGCTGCTCAAGCTCAAGCCGCTGCAGCGCGCCGACCTGGGCGTGACGGTGAACGCGGCCAATGCCGCGGTCCATGCCGGCGACACGATCCGCTACAGCGTCGAGGTCGGCAACGCCGGCCCGGACGCGGCGCGCTTCGCCGCGGTCGCCTTCGCCCTGGATGCGGCGGTGACGCCGAGCGTGACCGCCGCCCCGGGCTGGGACTGCGCCGCGCCGGAGGTGGCCGCGCAGACCGTGGTGACCTGCACCACCACCGAGTTCGCCGCCGGTGCGGCGCAGCGCTTCGAACTCGCGGTGCCGGCCGGCGCCGACCTGGTCGGCCGTTCGCTGACCCTGGCCGCGTCGGTCGCCTCGCAGACCGAGGACCCGAACGCCGGCAACAACGGCGCCAGCGCCGCGGTGGCGGTGCAGGCCGCGCCTGCGGGCAACCTGGCGCTGCGCATCGACGGCCCGGCGACGCTGCCGCTGGCCGCGTTCAGCGCCAACTACCGCATCGCCCTGAGCAACCATGGCAATGCGCCGGTCAAGCGCGCCAGCCTGAGCGTCAGCGGCAACACCCTGTCGGTGCTGTCGCTGCTGGTGCCGCCGCGCGGCTGGCAGTGCGTGCGCCAGGCCCACGGCCTGCGCAGCGCGCAGTACCAGTGCAGCACCCGCGCCGACCTGGCGCCGGGCGCGAGCACCACGTTCACCCTCACCACCGCGACCCGGCCGCTGCCGGCCGACCGCAGCATCGTGATCGAGGCCAGCGCCAGCTCGGCTTCGCCCGATGCCGACCCGTCCGACAACGCGGCACGCTTCAGCACCCGCATCGGCCGCTGA
- the pdhA gene encoding pyruvate dehydrogenase (acetyl-transferring) E1 component subunit alpha, whose product MTIAAQFEIEYLQYLDAGGQPVRDALPADSANPQTLLALFKQMLYVRTFDSKAVALQRTGKLGTYASCLGHEATHIGIGASMRSGDVLAPSYREYGAMFMRGVRPREVLLYWGGDERGSDFLRDSDAARDFPICVPISTQCLHAAGAALAFKLRGEGHVAVATCGDGGSSKTDFYAALNSAGAYQLPLILCVINNGWAISVPRTAQTGAQTLAQKGLAGGLHCLQVDGNDLIAVLEAMRQARERALSGQGGTVIEFMTYRLSDHTTADDARRYRDEAEVKQAWEREPLTRLRTWLTAQGLWNEAEEAAWKQECARLVDIEVDAYLATPVQPVEAMFDYLYADPPPDLLAQRAEAIALEQRHG is encoded by the coding sequence ATGACCATCGCCGCCCAGTTCGAAATCGAATACCTGCAGTACCTCGACGCGGGCGGCCAGCCGGTCCGCGACGCCCTCCCGGCCGATTCGGCCAACCCGCAGACCCTGCTGGCGCTGTTCAAGCAGATGCTCTACGTGCGCACCTTCGACAGCAAGGCCGTGGCGCTGCAGCGCACCGGCAAGCTCGGCACCTACGCCTCGTGCCTGGGCCACGAGGCCACCCACATCGGCATCGGCGCCTCGATGCGCAGCGGCGACGTGCTGGCGCCCAGCTACCGCGAGTACGGCGCCATGTTCATGCGCGGCGTGCGCCCGCGCGAGGTGCTGCTGTACTGGGGCGGCGACGAACGCGGCAGCGACTTCCTGCGCGATTCCGACGCCGCCAGGGACTTCCCGATCTGCGTGCCGATCTCCACCCAGTGCCTGCACGCGGCCGGCGCGGCGCTGGCGTTCAAGCTGCGCGGCGAAGGCCATGTCGCGGTCGCCACCTGCGGCGACGGCGGCTCCTCCAAGACCGATTTCTATGCCGCGCTCAATTCCGCCGGCGCCTACCAGCTGCCGCTGATCCTGTGCGTGATCAACAACGGCTGGGCGATCTCGGTGCCGCGCACGGCGCAGACCGGCGCGCAGACCCTGGCGCAGAAGGGCCTGGCCGGCGGCCTGCACTGCCTGCAGGTGGACGGCAACGACCTGATCGCGGTGCTGGAGGCGATGCGCCAGGCGCGCGAACGCGCGCTGTCCGGCCAGGGCGGCACGGTCATCGAATTCATGACCTACCGCCTGTCCGACCACACCACCGCCGACGACGCGCGCCGCTACCGCGACGAGGCCGAGGTCAAGCAGGCCTGGGAACGCGAGCCGCTGACCCGGCTGCGCACCTGGCTGACCGCGCAGGGCCTGTGGAACGAGGCCGAGGAAGCGGCCTGGAAGCAGGAATGCGCGCGCCTGGTCGACATCGAGGTCGATGCCTACCTGGCCACGCCGGTGCAGCCGGTGGAAGCGATGTTCGATTACCTGTACGCCGATCCGCCGCCGGACCTGCTCGCGCAGCGCGCCGAGGCCATCGCCCTGGAGCAGCGCCATGGATGA